AGCTATTCATAGATTTAAAGCAATAGAGGGAATAAAGAACAAACTCCTGAAATATTTTGAGTAGgtactatttctattttgtatctACTTACAGTCATATTTCCTATATATTGAATGGCTAAGGCAACCAAGGCAGTAAGTGAATGGGGAATTAAGTTTTGTACATAGTTCTGATCAAAATTGTCCAAgtcaattttttaataaatccCTCCAAATACTACTTCTCATTAGGTTAATGGACTTCTCATTAGGTTAATGGACTACTAATTTCCATAATGCCTTTTGGAATACATATAAATTTGTTTCTTTGTAAGTatgatatatattcatttttgaaatttagaaaatagagtataaggaagaaataaaaataatcctatATCATACTATCCAGAGATAAttactttgatatatttttccagTCTatctacacatatacatatatgtaaaattatcCATTCATTGGtaatttcattaattcattcatctatttttataaaattaagatgATGCAGTTTTACATTCTGCTTTTTTCcacttcacattttattttgagcatttccccatattgttaaatattactcgaaaacataattttaatggggaagttttgccattttattactAGACTTACTAGTATCTTTAAAGGGTGAATTAATAGCGCAGAAACATAACCTGTAATTGATATTACAGGAATTCTAACCACTGTTGTTGGTTACCTTCCTGTAGATGGTCTTTAGCGCTGGATTTAAAGATTCCTTGATTATGTTTAGTCTGAAATTCCACGACTGTCTAATAGGCGAAGGTAATGACATTATTTCTCCACTTTCTTCAAACCAACActttccctatcaaaatatttaagaaatatagcCATTAGGCATGTCACTAAAACAAATGTCACATACTATTCAGTGAGCTGTTATGCTTGTTAGCTAGTGAACTTTACCTCCTCTAGGTTAACCAGGCGATGTTCCATTTTGTTGCAGGTCTTTTTGTATATTTCTGGCTTTCTCTGAACATAGAATCCTTCATCTTCTAAAAAGCGTGGGATCTTATGTTTTGGTAGTTTACACTGGTTGATcacttaataacaaaatatagataTTACTTTAAAGTCCAAAATATTAAATTGGTATTGACCAAAGAAGCAGCAAAAGGGAACTATCATGTATCTGACCACTGAAGTCTAGTGCAAAGTCTACATTACATACAATGAATGAgttctttcaatttatttaaactcaGAGAAGGCATGAGGAACAAATGTAGAAAATTTCCTGTAATTTTGAAGCAGTACTTTTTATCTATCCAGCATACAAAGAAGCTATTATCCTATAATATGATTTATTAATGACTTTACTATTTTATTGTAAAACAACTTTACCTGGAGAACTACTTGGCACAAAAATATTTGCCTGCTGTTTTTTGATATATTCTTGATCATCTTTGTATTCAGCAGCTTTTACTTCAAGTAAATCGGGAAAAGTGACTTCTTCCATACAATATTCATCTTGGCCTTCAGCAAAATTTTGTAAATTATCACCAGGTGAAATATGTTTGGGGTAACCATCATTTACTGATCTCTGTtgaataccaaaaagaaaaataagtatacaTGCTTGTCCCCAATGACAAATATACCAATAAGTGAAACATACTAAGACCTTGCTGTAAATTGTCTTTCTGATCCATGCCACCCAGTTCAAATTCAAGCTGAAACTGCATTATAATGATAATGAAATTTCATTGAACACACAGGAACTCATTTAAGGCTTAATATTATATACAGTATGATTTTTCTATAGCCTGCTTTGCAATTCTCAGTGAAAGACTACTGAAACATAACTACAGTTCAAGCCCCTCCTCTCCTATGGAAAATTTTCTGAGATACTGGACTATGATATTTCAACTACTGAGAATTCACAGTGTAGGTTAAAGTCTAGAGACAACAGGCCATGTGGTCTTAAACTCCATTTTTTCCAACCATTCAGAAAGCAGTACAACCTAAGTGATGTAGACCAGTTAAACTGTTTTCTGGATGGTatttaagaggaaaaggaaagaaacataaaGATTCAGCTAGAAGTCTATGGCAGAGTGATTATAGTGAAATTCtgaaatatgtaataaatatatctGAATATAGGTATTGAAACAGATATATTACTAACTATAAAAATGCATACTTTTATATCATGTTCATTCCATGACTCTCTTTGTACAAAAAAATCAGCTTATTTTGGATGGTTTATGTAATTTGAAATCTACATATATTgaaagagaagagacagaatGTAATGagttatgcaaataaaaaaccctcaattttcaaaaacatatacatttagaggcaaaaatataaataaaagatttaatCACAAAATTCCTTTGAATAGAGAACCTTATATGGCCTTGATCAGCTCTGACAAAAgtaacattgctaatcattacCTAGGTTCATATCAAGTCATCACATCACACTCTCCCTCCTATCCCTGtcataaaatcaagaaaatattttatatcaagaaATCTTTGGGGTGTTTTTTTCAGAATTCAAAGACAGTATGATACTGACATCTAGAAGCAAGATTTGGGGAATCCCTACAGAGGGGATTTCTTTGAAGAGTCCAGtcatagacaaagaaggactCTGTTCCAACTGCAGCTCCCATTATCAAGCTTCCTTTGGCCAGGGCACCTTTTCCCGGGCACCTCTGTCCAGGGCTTTCAACTTGCCTTCAGAGGTAAGGTTGGCCCTAATGGCTAAGCATGTCAGGCTTTCATCTTGGATCCCAGCCTCTTATTATGAACTTTCATAAGCTCCTACTCAATTTGCCTATATTTTTAGTGTGAAACAAGCTGTGATCTCAACCAATACAAGTCCCATCTAACCATCTATTCTTCATTCCATGTAAGGCCAGCTGTTATCCAAGATCAccttctggtctttattatgcAGCTCACAGCAGAGCAGTGTCTGTGTTGTGAGCTGTTGTGTGACAGGGAGTATGAGGTCAGAAGGCATCCACCTAACTTTCCATGCATTAGTCTAGATGGATACACCTGAATATATGGTGGTAAAAAAGTGACAGTATCCCCCATCTCATAGAAACATGCCTTGTTATATGTGTGTGATAAACAGAACTATCTGAAAGTGACCTTGGATCTCACTTTGGGTTGTCGAGACAACATATTTGGAACCAGGACTCCCCCTTCTCCCAGGAGGAAATGGCCACAGTCAAACTGAGCCTCCTACAAAGCAGCAGCTTTCTCCTCCTGTGATGGGGACAGTCGTTTCCTATGGGCCCCAAAGTCACCAGGAGCAGGGCAGTGGTTTTTTCAGACAACTCTTCTAAATAACCAGCATCTAAATCCAGACTTCCTCACACCCAAGTAGCCTATTTGCCCCACTGAACTAATTTCTCTCATGCCTGCCCTGAGAAGGAAAAGCAGCCATAACCACTGCTCTTGGCCTTGGTATTCTCTGCTAGGTGGGTCTTCTTTTGTTTTCCCAGAAAAGCCTGTTCTTTAACCCATACAGTGGGACTCTGAGCAATCAAGTGACTTGGCAGAGCATGCACGTGTGTGATACTCATTTACTCAATATTCATTCAAGTATTCCTTGAGTGCACatccaggaagaaaataaataaatattttctaggtTGTGATAAGtgttatgaagaaaaacaaagcaagaaaagaGGATAGAGAATACTGCGCTGGGTAGGTTGGAGGGTATATTTTAGTGTTGTCAGGGACAATATCTTTAATTATGTGTCATTTGAACAGAGACCCAAAGGTAGGAGGGAAAGAATATGAGGATTAGGGAAGAGCTTTCCAGAAAGATAAAAGGTACAagtccctgaggcaggagcatgcTGTGAAGAATAGGGAGGAGCCCAgtgtgctggagttgggggaaagaagaaaacagtaagcAATTAAATCAGAGAGATACCAAGGGGGCCAGGTCAAGTAGGCCTTGGAGGCCCCTTTAAGGACTTTAGCTTTTATTTTGAGTGAGACAAGGAAACCATCTGAAGGTGTAAGCAAAAATATGGTCTGTCTTAGATTTTAACAGGATCATTCTGACTACTGTATGGTATAGAAAAAATGGACTGTTGGGGTAACAGGGGAAACAGAGGGAGACTGGCAATGATCCAGATGAGAGATTATGGTGGCTTAGATAAAGGCTGTACTAGTTGGGGTAGTAACAGTGGGTCAGATTCTAGAATACTTTGAAGATAGAACCAGCAGGACGTGTGATGAGGTAGGTATGAGGCATGTAAGTTAAAGAGGATCTGAAGATGACACCAGGGTTTAGCTGAGCAACTGGAAAGATAGACTAGTATGATTCTATTTACGTgaaagtctgtgtgtgtgaatgtatagacataaaaatagagaaaaggtaTGAAGAAATGGTAATAGTGGTTTAGTTCAGCAGtgggatttcatttattttcttcctcatgaTTTCCTGCATTATGTTTTTATAATGTATacactgtttacatttttaaatgtaatgtaaattttaatgtaaaatgtttacatttttaaaggtaaagaTCTTTATTGTGgaaaaaataacagtaacaaagCAGTAATGAAAGCACTGGAGCAGGATGTAAAGAAAGGGGAATGAAAGGGACTgggaaaccatcataagattgtttatcaatgatacttaaaaaaaaaagaaagaaagaaagggactgggaagtaGGTAGGGAGGCCAATGGGGTGGTCCAGGGGGGGACTCGAAAGGAGGACCTGAGGGACTTGGAAATGACTGAGAGGTGTCAAAAGATATTAGGTAGAACTATGAGGAATAGAAGGTACTGGGGAAAGGGGCTCAAGGAAACTGCAAAGATTTGAAGgtagagaggatgtggagaaattataGAGAAACAGGATCAAATGGGAGATCAGTGAGACTGACCAATCAGGAATTGGGTAAAGACTCATGAGAAGGAAATCCAGGGCATAAAAGGGGGCTGAAGAGTTTGAAAGGAACTAAAAAGAACTGGTAGAAATTAGAAGGGTCTGGGATTGGACTAAGAGGGATGAAGAAAGGGGAATCTATAAAGAGTAACAGATATTATGGAGAACAGTGTGGAGAGGACAGGCACAACAAAGGAGCTGACAGGCTATATTCCCCAGCTCTGTCAAGGCTTaaccttctgtgcctcagtttcctcccctaTAAACTAGACACTATAATAAACCCTGCCTCACAGGGTTATAATGAGGAACTAATGATACAATCCACATGAAAAATTCAGTATATcaatacttaacagcaagaagctgaaagcttttcctttaagattgggaacaagacaaaggatatccactctccccacttttattcaacatagttgtggaggtcctagtcacagcaactaaacaacacaaagaaataaaaggcatccagattggtaaagaagaaattaaactgtccctgcttgcagatgacatgatattgtacataaaaaaccctaaagaatccactccaaaactactagatctaatatctaaattcagcaaagttgcaggatacaaaattaatacacagaaatctgttgcattcctatacactaatgtgaactagcagaaagagaaatcagaaaaaaaattccattcacaattgcatcaaaaagaataaaatacctaggaataaacctaaccaaggaagggaaaggcctatactctgaaaattacaagacactcatgagagaaattaaataagataccaataaatggaaacacatcccatgttcatggataggaagaattaattttgtcaaaatggccatcctgcctaaagcaatctacagatttagtgcaatccctaccaaaagcattcttcaatgaactagaacaaatagttctaaaattcatatggaaccacaaaagaccctgaatagccaaagcaatcctgagaaggaagaataaagtgaggagaATTATACTcctgaacttcaagctctactaaaaagccacagtaattaagacaatttggtactgacatgagcacagacccatagatcaatggaatagactagagatcccagatgtaaacccaagcatatatgatccattaatatatgataaaggagccatggatatacaatggggaaatgacagcctcttgaatataaacatgagcaactttttcctgaatgcatctcctcgggcaagtgaaacaacataaaaaatgaacaaatgggactacatcatgctaaaaagcttctgcacagcaaaggacaccatcagcagaacaaaaaggcatcctacagtatgggagaatatatttgtgaatgacatatctgacaaggggttaacatctaaaatatataaagaatgcacatgcctcaacatctaaaaagcaaataaccctattaaaaaatgggcagaggatatgaacagatacttctccaaagaagaaattcagacggccaacaggcacatgaaaagatgctccacattgctagtcataagagaaatgcaaattaaaaccacaatcagataccacctcacaccagttaggatggccaacatagaaaagactaggaacaacaaatatggtgaggatgtggagaaaggggaatcctcttacaactgctggtgggaatgtaaactagttcaacaattgtggaaagcagtatggaggttcctcaaaaaactaaaaatagaaatatcatttgacccaggaataccactcctaggaatttaccctaagaatgcaggagcccagtttcaaaaagacatatgcacccctatgcttatcggagcactacttacaatagccaagaaatggaagcaacctaagtgtccatcagtagatgaatgaataaagaagatgtggtatataaacacaatggaatattattcagccataagaagaaaacaattcctaccatttgcaacaatatggatggagctagagggtattatgctcagtgaaataagccaggcagagatagacaagtaccaaatgatttcacacatctgtggagcataagaacaaagaaaaaactgaaggaacaaaacagcagcagactcacagaacccaagaatggactaacagttaccaaagggaaagggactggggagggtgggtgggaaggaagggagaaggggaataaagggcattgcgattagcacacataatgtaggtgggggcacggggaagcagtatagcacagacaagacaagtagtgactctatagtatcttactacgctgatggacaatgattctaatggggtatgtggtagggatgtgataatagggggaatctagtaaccgcaatgctgctcatgtgattatatattaataatacaaaaaaaatttagtatATCATTGGGCTTCCAGTAAGCAATCAATTAATGTTAGGAATTATTATTGTGAAAACTGCTCAATTCAAAGAGAATAAGGTGGCTCAATAATTAACATTTCATCTCCCATCCAAGAATTTCATTCTATGCCTCTAATAAAGAGTTATTTTTCCTGAGAATGAGAATGAGGAAGAGGACAAATCCAACCTGCACTGAAGACTTCCCCAAAGCTGAGCCTTCTTCACcattaagaatgaaaaatgaaagaccTTCATCCAAAGAGACTTTAGTCTGTGGGTTAAACAATGGGAAGGTAACAAGAATTgaaacaaatgctttttctgcttctaagTATAATCAATACTTTTCCATAATATAGGAAACAGTAACTGTCACCTTATTCATGAGCAAGAAGCAGCAGAAGAGATATcattatatttaacttttactcTGTTTAGttcatgaatttgttttttttaagagtctagtaactacaataaaaaacagaatagaatagagTCCAAGTCTTCTCCATCTTCCCAAACTATCTCTTCACTCTAGTCACAGTATTAGAGCTTTCTTTACCTTACAGCTTGATCAAAATGTGGGCTCAGGACAAattcttgtttttctctgttttcggGTAGTCACCTACAATCTTTTGTGGTTAGAAGTAGTTAAAAGTATTGATTGGCATATTCTTAGTTATGAACTTGCTTATTAATAAGCTCTATTTTTTCAACACTGTGAAGTCTGAATCTTTTAATATAAATGACATCACTTTTTTCTCATACATAATAAAATAACTGGTTTGGGAAATGaatgaattctacaaaaaaaatataACTCATAGTTTAGAaaccaaagaattaaaaaatatgtaaaatacaaagGCTCTCTTATATCGTTTGCATCTACATTTTAGCTGTCACGTTAAGTTTAAAAGTTATTCACCTTGCAATGATGCTGCATATATAAATTGTCACTATATTTTACTTTCCTTCGTCTCAGCTCATCACAAAACCACTTGCTATCTTCAACTACCTGAGCAGATATCCCTGTCTAATAATTGATATGTTCTTAGAAGTCAATTTCTCTTACTTTTTACCTCTTTTGTTGACACCAGATGGACTGACCTTGACAAACTTCCAAGTTTTTACTATTCATAGCTAAACCCAATTTAGGCAAACTTTTattaatttgttgaatgaacaacaTGTACACATCCTTTTTTAGTctgattttaacttttaaatgtaattaaagtTACTTTTACTAAGCACCTAAGAGGCACTGTGGAGaagacaaagttaaaaaaaaaatccttgcatttaaaatttttagggttaaatactttcattttttatggcagAAATGACTAGTTGTTCATTACTGTCTTTACTCCCATCTCTAATAATAGATTTTCCTTTCAGCTGGATACCTAGACATTTCCCCCACATCCCTTTAAGAGGAAATAATGTATGCAACTTGCAGGTCTTGCCCTTTAAGAGATTAATCTGCAATCCTCTGGCTCTTTCCTTCTCTCGTCCTTTGGCTAGCAAACAAAGACACTGGAGCTTTGCCACTGGACTCTGAGAAGGAAGCCATGTGTTGAAGAAAGTAGAACTCTCCTAGCAGCCTAGATTACTACTTATCTGTtacaccaaataaaaataaaactatcttaaGATATTTCACTTTAAATCTTCCTGTTAAAGCTGTTTAGCCTTTACTCTAAGTAATACAGTTCCCAAATATGCGTTGTTTTGTCATTTCAGGTTTTAAGTATGTGATTACACACTGAATTGCAAAACAATATCTCTTAAGTTGGGGATCACcaacaatattttattataatttttaggataaaaaaatcaagtgGGAATAGGGAGTAACTAAAAATTGGCATAAGGGATTTTTCTGTGGTGTCAAAAATGGTCTAAAATTGGATTATAGTATTGATTGCATAGTTATGTTTAAGTTTACTAAAAATCAGGGAATCATACACTTAGGGTGGGTGAATATTTGCTGTGTAAAGATGCCTGAATAAAGCGGCTCTAAAAAGTTACTCACCTTAGACCACTGATATATCTTATCATCAGTGAGTAGGTGAGTTGAAGATTTTTCACCTTGATTAatctgaaatacaaaataaacaaatggtatAAAAGACTTAATCTTTACACATATAGACATAATTGTGCTCATAAGTCTTTTCAAAACTGCATAAAAATCAAGACTtctcaatgtttttctttttaaaatatatacatgttttcctctgagatgtcATATATAGTTACTATGACCAAATCACTTAATTTTTCTTGGCTTTAGGTTTGAAAAAAAGCATGGAAAATAACTTGAAACTTTTTGGATTTAAGTAGCTATTAAGGCTGAAATTGGCTCTTTTTTGACAAAGTAAGGTTTATTATGTTACATATTGCATTTgaacagtaaatttaaaaacagtaaataaaaaaataagtattaccTTAGGATTTTTTAGCTTTTCTCTTACTTTGCCTCTCAGTGTTTCTAAtatgttttgattttcttctaCATCTAAACCAAGAAGCCAACATAAAATGGAGTCATATTTCTTCTAATTAAATAGCAATAGCAACAAAATCCTTATTAAATAGCTAAACTGCATCCATTTCTAAGGATCATGACATTTACGAAGACTGAGTCATTACCCCTGAGAGCTTAGAACCTAAGACCAATGGATGTTTCCTTCCCCATTTGCTCTCAGGAATAAACACTTCCATGCACGGTCAGGactgaatttcattttctttttgtgatttctttccCTACTCTCTATATTCTCACCTATTGGCTAGAATTCTTCTTAGGAAAcccctgccaaaaaaaaacctCAGATAAGCAAacctttatctttttccttttaggaaaaaaaaagtccatgaGCACAGTCATATTCTATGTATACTACTCTACACAAATATCAAAGCTAGATTACTTCGACTTGAttaaactggaaaggaagagaatCTCTAGGTACCCATT
The genomic region above belongs to Manis javanica isolate MJ-LG chromosome 7, MJ_LKY, whole genome shotgun sequence and contains:
- the LOC140850298 gene encoding protein CC2D2B homolog, with the translated sequence MLLDRLDVNLGGARARRAGGVGCARQERYGRLVTSQSVRCVMSEETDNIAVEENVDKHLQKDVEENQNILETLRGKVREKLKNPKINQGEKSSTHLLTDDKIYQWSKVSPQTKVSLDEGLSFFILNGEEGSALGKSSVQRSVNDGYPKHISPGDNLQNFAEGQDEYCMEEVTFPDLLEVKAAEYKDDQEYIKKQQANIFVPSSSPGKVVLQ